The sequence TTATGTATACAGTATACAGCTAGTGTCAAAATTAGTGAGTTCCTTCCTCAAAAACATTATGTTAGTCACCCAACAACCTGTCTTACGGCGATTTTGGTATCCAGTCGTGCCGTTGGATCAGATACAGGCGGAACCAAAACGGTTTCAGCTTTTGGGAGAACCTTTGCTTTTGTGGATTGATTGGTTTTTCCCCTTTAGCGACAAACTTCGCATCAACTATCCCAACAGGTTGGTTCATATTATTGTCAATACTACAACGCTGATTAATGATCAAACCTCGCAAATTCTGCAACGTTGTTTGCGTAACGATACAGAAGCGGAAACCATAGCCGCCGAAGCAAAAGCCTTTGACCGCGCCGACACTCTAGAAGATAAAGCCATTTTAGAAACCACTGTTTTTGATGTTCCTTTAGAACTGAAATGGGAACAACACATGGCAACGGATCAGCCTGGGATTTTGATGCGGCATCCTTTCTCTCCTTTATTCAAAGCTCATGGGGAAACAGAAGCAACTCATAAAAAAGCAATCGATTATCAAAAAACAAAAATGCTGGTTTAATTTTTAATTATCTTGCCATGTCATATAACGAAGAAATTGCACTAGAAACAGAAACTACAGAAACGGCTCAAACCCAACCCTTATCCGGTGATTTAATTTATGGCTTGGAAGATCGTCCACCCATTGGAAAAGCCATTTTTGCTGCTATTCAGCACGTCTTAGCCTGTGTCGTTGGCATTGTCACCCCCTCTTTAATTATTTCTGATGCCTTGGGATTAAGCACAGCCAATGCCAGTTATTTAATTAGTATGTCGCTGTTTGTCTCAGGAATTGCGACCTTTATTCAAGTGAAACGTTTTGGTCCGGTGGGATCAGGGTTATTAAGCATTCAAGGCACGAGTTTTACCTTTATTGGACCCATTTTGGGGGCAGGAGGCGCAGTTATTGCTGCGGATAATTCGCCAACAGATGCGTTAGCCCTGATTTTTGGCTTGTGTCTGGTGGGATCATTGGTTCAGATTGTTCTCAGTCGCTTTCTAAAGTTTACCCAAAAAATCGTCACTCCCCTGGTTACAGGAACAGTGGTGACACTGATTGGTTTAACTCTAGTTCGGGTTGCCATTACTGATATGGGGGGTGGTTTTGCTGCCAAATCTGCAGGGACATTTGGTAGTATGCAGAATCTGGGCGTTGCCAGTTTAGTCTTGTTAACAGTTCTCATCCTCAATAGCTTGAGTAGTCCGTTATTGAGAATGGGTTCGATTGTGATTGGCATTGTCGTCGGTTATTTGGTTGCTACTCCCTTGGGAATGGTCAGTTTTCAAAGTTTAGGTAATCTTCCTCCGTTTACCGTACCCCTTCCTTTTCGCTATGGCATCAATTTCAATTTTGCGGCATTTGTGCCGTTTAT is a genomic window of Cyanobacteria bacterium GSL.Bin1 containing:
- a CDS encoding xanthine permease XanP (high-affinity transporter for xanthine) — translated: MSYNEEIALETETTETAQTQPLSGDLIYGLEDRPPIGKAIFAAIQHVLACVVGIVTPSLIISDALGLSTANASYLISMSLFVSGIATFIQVKRFGPVGSGLLSIQGTSFTFIGPILGAGGAVIAADNSPTDALALIFGLCLVGSLVQIVLSRFLKFTQKIVTPLVTGTVVTLIGLTLVRVAITDMGGGFAAKSAGTFGSMQNLGVASLVLLTVLILNSLSSPLLRMGSIVIGIVVGYLVATPLGMVSFQSLGNLPPFTVPLPFRYGINFNFAAFVPFIFLYIITTIESIGDLTATSVISGEPIRGDRYFQRLQGGVLGDGLNSMLAACFNTFPNTTFSQNNGVIQLTGIGSRYVGYFISGIFVVLGLVPIFAGVIQAVPKPVLGGATILMFGTVATAGIKLLSCVNLSRRNSLIIAISLGLGLGVTFAPEILEKLPTLLNNIFSSGIATGGITALILNLLIPGERE